The DNA region aAAGTAGGTGgcattaatcccattttatagttgaggaacctgagacaaagAGGCTgggacctgcccaaagtcatagctgataagtatctgaggctggttttgaacttgggtcttcctgactccagacccaggactctatccaccaagccacatAGCTACCTTGTAGATAATCACACATCTAGCAAGGGGCAAAGCCAGGGCTGTCCGAACCCAGATCTACCATTTCTTAGTCTGGTCTCCTCTTTTTTACTATACCACCAAATAGATAGTCCTGTTCTAGAGAAATTAGGCTGCTGAATCAAGAGCTTAGAAATGTATTAAGCAAATTACCTTCAGGTCTTTCAGGCAGGGATAGACCAAGCCAGTTCATGTTTACGCTACACTGGCTGCTGACACTGGATGTCCTGCTACCAAATGGATGTAGAGGAATAGTACCGATGACGAGTGGCAAATTAAGAAATAAGTCCATGGCTCCAGGAATATCCACATAAAcctaagaggttaaaaaaaaacaacaaaaaacaattagTAAAATACTGTTTTACATCTTTGGAAAGATGTTACAATTCAAATGTTGTATGCTTACTTAAAATTGCTATCTAATTTTTATTATAGTCATCTACTacatcagtagtgtcaaactcaggCCACATCTACCCTTTACtgaatgagattaaaatgtaattaggaaatgtctgacaaaataaaaaaaaatataatgccACATAATTTAATTTGTGGATTTCCACATCAACAGCATGGATCCTTACCTATGCTTTAGTAGTCTCCCTCTCTATGTGAGTCATTATAATATGATGAAGtatttaaaatgtgaaatttgTAGGCCTCATATAACAAAACTTCATAGCTAGATTGTgttctcttaaaaaaaacaaaacaaaacaaaaaaacctaaaagcAGGCATAAAAGAAGTCTGAAATCTGTGCGTACCATGAGTGAATACTCCACCCGGATTATACTACAGTCcaaaatagaaggggaaactgGTGGAATTTTCAGCAGCCTCCCATTCCAGGTCTCTGTCTTCCCAGATGACAAGGATTCCCCTCGCAAATTGGCCACAAGCTGTTTTActtccttcattttccctttGGCATAGAAGGCCTGTGTTTGGTAAATGGCTGCCTTTGGCACCACCATTCGGGAAGAGCAGTTCTCAATTTCAGCAAATATCTGAATTGATTCACCTAGagtaaaatgcaaacaaataaaaaaaaaagggcgATTAGTGGTAAGAcagctgagaggaaaaaaatatttactaaattctCTGACAAACGTTAAAAGcgtatgagatatttcacaaaaTGAGAAATTTGTCCCCAGAGTGGCAAATTTTAGAGCTAACAGATTTGCACCAATAATATTTATGTCATCTGGTAAGTTCTGCAAAGAGCTTTTTACACGTTATCTCACTTATCTCCGCAATAACTCTGGGAATAGGTGCTaatattcccatcttacagatgaggacactgaggccaaaGAGGCTAAAAGTGCCTTGCCCCAAcatcacagagctattaagtgtctagtTAATAAGATTATGTGAATAGAGAGTATTATTTTTGatggaaaatttgataagcataacGTATGCTATTTTACTGAACAGAATTAGGTTTTTAGCTGGGTTACAATCATCACAAATGTATACCACAAAAGCAATATAGAGAAAATGTTTTTTCATGGGCTTATTTCTGATAACATACCTGGGGTGTAGCCCTTCCTTTCAATTTTGGCACTTAAGGATATTGGGCCTGAGGTACAGAACCAGCAACACAGAGTCTTTTCTTTTGTGCCTGCTTGGGGTGActgtaagaaataaaaaagagaaacactTAGGAGTTGGTTTCACACCATACTGTTTAGAATATGACAAAGATTaggcttaaaaaaacaaaaaagtggtaTTTTTCATTACCTAGacacaaattttttttccattattcttcATTGTGATGATTCTTTTCCATTGAGGCAAtaccaataaattaaaaattaaggcAGATGATTTATTAAGATCATGTAATCTATACATGATTTTGGCATCTCTATGTATagttagaaattaaaaaaaaaccctttccacagtccatttaaattttctttttaaagaaaataatttggttATATTCTCAAACATGAGAGTCTTCTCTTTCTGAgaatttcccttttcatttcatCTACATATTAAAACAGAAAATACAACTCAGTCTTAATAAAAGATGTTATTATTTTTGGTAAATCAAA from Trichosurus vulpecula isolate mTriVul1 chromosome 1, mTriVul1.pri, whole genome shotgun sequence includes:
- the ARRDC3 gene encoding arrestin domain-containing protein 3 isoform X2, whose translation is MVVPKAAIYQTQAFYAKGKMKEVKQLVANLRGESLSSGKTETWNGRLLKIPPVSPSILDCSIIRVEYSLMVYVDIPGAMDLFLNLPLVIGTIPLHPFGSRTSSVSSQCSVNMNWLGLSLPERPEAPPSYAEVVTEEQRQSHLAPMSAYDDFERALQGPLFAYIQEFRFLPPPLYSEIDPNPDQQTDDRPSCPSR